The window TCTCCGCTGCTCTGCGCCCCCAACACTGGGGGGGGGTCAAGGGTAGGGGTGGCTGGagatttgccttttccagttcAGGCCAACGTATCTGCTGAACCCTTCACCATTTGTTATTTGGTCATGGGCACTGCGGCGTGTGGGGTAGCGAATTTCTCTTTTATCGCCcttcttggtttgtttgttggatttttattttcctttttctttcttttcttttttttttggggggggtctcTTTTTAGCTCAGGAATCCACCTGTCTTATCTATATATCTCGACCTCTTTTTATCCCATCGCTCTTTCTGGCTTTCTCTGGGCTCTGGGAATACCTAACTCCGGGTAGAGGGTGAAAGTATGGATAGGATGGGGGCAGTGAACCCCTGCACAATCGATTCAGAGAGCCGGGTAGCAACCGAGAGGCTGGGGGCCCCGCGGGTGGAAGCCGCTGCCTGCCCCGCCCCCGCGCTTCCTGCTCTGGTCGCCAGGGGTCGCTCCGCCCCCGGCCGCTTATAGCGGCTCCCCGCGCGCAGCTGCTCTCACCATCCGCACCGCcgccctgggagggaggggaggaaggttAGGGACGCAGAGAGGCAGCGCGCTAGCAGGAGAGAGACGCGGGGCCAGGGCTCtagcaggggctggggctgcggCTGGGGTATAAAGGAGGGTCAATGCTCGCCAAGAGTCAGAGCGCAAACCTACGAGGTCCAGTCCGGTGGGCACCACCCAAAGAGCAGAGCCCGGGACGTCCAGAGCTCGGAGAGTAGTCCCTTTTCCGGCCGGGAGCAATCCGTCTGGGTAGCTGGGGACCAAGGTGCCGCCATCCTTGAGAAAGCAGCTGTCCAGAGAGCAAGCATCCTAGATCTGTAAGAAACCAGCCGTCCGAGAAGCCGCAGATGTCAGGCGCCCGGGAACGTTAGGCTGAACAGGAGGGTAACAGAGGACCACGGGCTCTGAACCGTCGGGAGCTGCCCCTGGCCCAACTCACGCGGAGTCCTCCGCCTTGACGGAAGGTTTGGGGAACGGCACCGCTGAGGCGGGAGCCTGCAGGGGCGGGGGGGCCGGGCGCAGCCGTCGGGGGGGTCCCAACCCAGGCCCGAGCCCGGCCACCGCCTCAGGGGCCCGCGAAGAGCCCCGGGCCTCCACCGCCATTGCGCCCAAGAGTGAAGAGGATCTTCTGGCCCTGGCCGCGTCGCGTCTGAGCCGCCGCAAGCGGGTGGTGGGCGCGGCCGTCGGGGTGGCCatggtgctgctgctgctggtggctATTCCGCTGCTGGTGCACAGCTCCCGCGGACCCGCGCACTATGAGATGCTGGGTCGCTGTCGCATGGTGTGCGACCCGCATGGGCCGCGAGGCCCAGGACCCGACGGCGCGCCCGTCTCTGTGCCCCCCGTCCCGCCGGGCTCCAAAGGAGAGGTGGGCCGGCGCGGCAAGGCAGGTCTGCGAGGACCTCCGGGACCGCCAGGTCCCAGAGGGCCCCCAGGAGAGCCGGGCAGGCCAGGTCCCCCGGGTCctcccggccccggccccggcggGGTGGCGCCCCCTGCCGGCTACGTGCCTCGCATTGCCTTCTACGCGGGCCTGCGGCGGCCACACGAGGGTTATGAGGTGCTGCGCTTCGACGACGTGGTGACTAACGTGGGCAACGCTTATGAGGCGGCCAGCGGGAAGTTCACCTGCCCCATGCCGGGTGTCTATTTCTTCGCTTACCATGTGCTTATGCGCGGCGGCGACGGGACCAGCATGTGGGCCGATCTGATGAAAAATGGACAGGTGAGATGACCCTTCCCCACCCAGTCCCAGATCCGTGGGGTAGCTTTCTAAATCTCCCTGCACTCATTACACAACCcgatccccttccccaaacagcaTCACTGAATCCATAAATGTCAGGCTGCCAAGAACTCAGAAATAGCTTCCTCTAGCCAAAGAGGAATTGGGGTCGAAGAAAGCAAACGACTTGCCCAGGGTCTCGCGGAGCGTTAGGAATGGTATCAGAATTAGAACTCAGGACTCAAAGCGTAATGACTCTGCAGCTACTACCTCACACCCCAACTAGAGGCAACGGTACACCAAACCTCTTTGGTGTCTTGCCCTGCCAATTAACCTCTTTTCTCATCCTGTCTTGGGCTACTCTCTCTTCTGGGGCAGCCCTCGTGGCTTTCGGGTTTCCCAGCCTCGCGATGGGCGAGTTACCTGGAGTCTGGCTCCTTGAAATTAGAATGGAATCTGTGTCCCAGGGAGTGGGTAGTCAGCAGCCGTTCTGTCTGGGGTCATTCAGCTTAGATTTTTGaggaaaaggtaaaaaagaaggaaaacactcTCTCATTTGCCATCAGCTCTACTACTAGCCCCAGGGCCTAGGGCCAATTCTAGAGCGCGCCTTACCCTCAGCTAATACTGAGTCTGTAGGCAGAGGTGAAAAATGGTATGGCAGCTCAGCGATCAACCAGGCGGCATGAAAGAAcgggtttgggggaggaaaaagGCAAAGGACAGATAAAGCAGAAGCCTTGGACCCCGGCCTTGTCCAGTAGGCCGCACATCCTCCTTGGCAGCCTCTGGCCTCCGGGTTCTGTTGCCCCTGTCCCTGTGCTCAGAATCTGAGTCACTGCCTCCTTGACTTGGGAGAATAGCCCCAAGGACTTAGCTCGAAGACCGGGACACACGTAGAGCGAGTGAGAGGCCTGCAGGAGTGGGGGTTGGGTTAGGTGCCTGCGCAGGGGGTAAGGTTGGGGCTTAGCGGTGATCTCTTAGTGTAATTGGGTAATGTTCACCCTGGCACATCAGGCCTGCTCACCCTGGCGGTCCGAAACCTTGGTCCTGCTACAGCTGCAGCACTGTCCGGCTCCAAGACCCGTAGGCATTGCATGGGGTTCTCCTCCCAGCAGGCCTCCAGGAACCCAGAGAAAGGGAGTGAGAGTGTGTGTCTGCATGGGAGTGAGAATGTGTGcaagggagtgtgtgtgtgtgatgcgaGTGTGTCTGGGGGTGTCAGAGTGAAAGTGCGAGAATAGAGCATGTCTATCTGCATGTGGCACTGAGTAGGTGTGCGTGGTCTATGTGAGGTGTCTGTGAGCGGACAGAGGAGGCAGTGTGTATCTAGAGTGTGTCGGTTTCGGAGGGGGCGGGGGCCGCTTGGCTCCCACTCTGTATTCCGCGGCGTGGGCGCTGCGGGCCCTGAGGATGGTAAACAGTGATTAGAATAATGATGaataattaatgagttaataacCAGTCCCCGAGGGACAGAAAAATGGGGTTGGGAGCGGGGCTGTCGGCCCGAGGCGACCAGCAGCAGAGAGgccag of the Rhinolophus sinicus isolate RSC01 linkage group LG02, ASM3656204v1, whole genome shotgun sequence genome contains:
- the C1QL4 gene encoding complement C1q-like protein 4, translating into MVLLLLVAIPLLVHSSRGPAHYEMLGRCRMVCDPHGPRGPGPDGAPVSVPPVPPGSKGEVGRRGKAGLRGPPGPPGPRGPPGEPGRPGPPGPPGPGPGGVAPPAGYVPRIAFYAGLRRPHEGYEVLRFDDVVTNVGNAYEAASGKFTCPMPGVYFFAYHVLMRGGDGTSMWADLMKNGQVRASAIAQDADQNYDYASNSVILHLDVGDEVFIKLDGGKVHGGNTNKYSTFSGFIIYPD